Sequence from the Enhydrobacter sp. genome:
GGACGCAGCGTGACGACGCCGTCTGGCTCGTTTGTGATGACATTTGATCGTCAATCGAAGCTCGCCGAGGCTGTGTATGAGCTAAGCCGTGGTGGGATAGCCATAGACGAGTATCGTCGCCAGCTGGACTGGGTTCGAGCTGACCTTGACGGCGGCGCAACGCTTCTGGTGCCGCGAAGCGATGGAGACCGTCCTCGGCTCAAGCTCGTCACCGAGAACATCATCTATCATTTGCGCGCGTTTCGTGACGAGGGCGTCGCCCTGTGGGACTTGGCCGTCTGCCAGAATATGGAAGTGCGTAACGATACCTTCCGGATCGGTGACGCCGAAGCACATCCTTTGATGCACGCCGTGGTCGTCGCCGGAAATTCGCGGGAGGCGCAGGAGACACGCGCGCGCCTTGGGCCGGACTTGCTGGACTGGAGTGCCTTCTCGAATGACCAATCAGAGCAGGGTGCGGGGCCAGAAGTTGACGCAGTTCGTCGAGCCCTCCTGCTCGTTCAAATCGTAGAAGGTGTGGTCAAGGCCCTCGAAGTTTTGCCGGTTCAGGTGCTTGGCCAGGGCCGCCAGAATGGGCGGGCCTATGTCGATGTCCGAGCAGAGCCGAACAGCGACCGGGACCGCATTGCAAAGCGCGTCGGTTTGTTGCAAGGCGGCAATGCCCTCAAACGGCTATTCGAGGAAGAGCACCGCGATGCCGAGGCACAATGGCGCTTGAGCCAGGCGCCGAGCTTGGGTGCCAGCCAGGACAGCGACGTCGTCGCCACGTTCGTCGACCTTGTGGAGCATCGTGGTCGACGAGCATATCGGTTCGAGCTCGACGATGCCTTGCCTGAACATCGTCCCTTGTTTCTTCGCATGGCGCGCGACACAGGCACCGAACAGGTCATCGCGCGCCGGCTCCGCAACATCAAGGCGATCGATACGCGCATCGATCTTGCCGAAATGTTGGCGGATCCCTGGCGCGTGCGACGATCAAGCCGAGAGGAGCTTAGCGAGAAGGAGCGGCAAGATCAGGCATTTCTCGATTTGGACGGGCCAAAACGCGAGGCACTGGTGGGTCTGTGGTCGACCCTGCCCTCGTTCTTCGTTGTCGGTCCACCGGGCGTCGGCAAGACCAAGCTTGCGACCGAAGTGGTTCGGCGTCGATTCCACAAAGATCGCTCGACCCGAATGCTCCTGAGTGCCCAGGGACATGACGCGCTCGATAACCTCCAAGCGAAGATCAAGGAGACCCTTGCGGGCACCGGCTTGACAGACGTCCTCGTTGTGCGGTCGACGACCCCCGAACGCCGCACGAGCAGCGATGAGGAAGTTCACCGAGCTGGATCGGCGTATCTCCATCGGCTTTCACAAAGCCGATTGGCCAGATCGGCCCCGGAGACGACGCGCGATCGCATCACTTCTCTTCGGGAAGCAGCAGCCCAGCTTGACACATCTAAGGACGGCGTTGGTCGCGAAGAAAGGAGCGGACTTGGAGCGGTGTCCAGCCTCGTGCTGGACGCGGCAAACATCGTCATCTCCACGGCGAACTCATCCGATGTGGAGCGACTGGTGGAGGCGCGCGAGCAATTCGACTGGGTCATCGTCGAAGAGGCAGCCAAGGCGGTTGGACCGGAGTTGGTAGGCCTGCTGATGCTCTCCGGACGACGCCTCCTCATAGGGGACCACCATCAGCTACCCCCTTTCGACGCCGATCGCCTTGTGAAAATTCTCGGCGATCATAGCCTGGTCACCCAGGCGATGGAGGTTGCACAAGAAATGATCGGGCCCCTCCTTCGCGATGGTGAGCTTGAAGAAATTCAAGCCGTAGGTAGGGACGCGGCGGCGTTTCGAGATCTGTCAGCGTTGGCATTGCGCCTACTTGAGCCGTTTCGGACAGTCGTCGAGGATGACGAGCGTCGGAGCATCGGAAATCCGTCTCACCGATCGATTGCGGCGACTCTCACGGAGCAGCGCCGGATGGACCCTGCGATCGCGACGGTCGTGTCCAAGGCATTCTATAAAGGGCGTCTCACAACTGAGCCACAGCGTGCACGAGCCGCGGAGATGGACGCCCCGCCTTTCACCCAGCTGGGGGCCCTGCCCAACTCGCCTATCGTCGTCGTTGAGTTCCCGCATGTAAGCTCGACGGGACGCGCCGAAGCCCTGGAGCAAAATCGTCCGCGGTGGCACAACCCCTCCGAGGTCGAGAGCGTGGTCGACGTCCTGCGCTCACTGCGGGCGCGAGAGGGGACGAAGCCGCCGACATTGGCAGTTCTCTCGCCGTATAACGCCCAGGTCGACAAGCTGCGCCAGCGGATTCAATCCCTGCGATCCGGAGCCCTTTCGCATCTTGGCGCGTTTGCATCCGTTCTCAGCAATGGTGCGTTTGTCGGGACTGTCGATGCCTTTCAGGGCAATGAGGCGGACGTTGTGGTGCTCTCGCTGGTTCGGAACAATCCGATGACCGGCGGGCGCGCGCTCGGGTTTCTCCGGGATCGGCGGCGCATGAATGTCGCGCTGAGCCGGGCGAAATCGCAGCTGATCATTGTGGGAAGCCTGGCTTTCCTGAAGGAAGCTGTCAGGGGTGTAAACCCGGATGAAGAGACGCATGACCTCTCCTTTCTGACGGAGATGATCGACGCGATCGAAGAGCTGAAGGGCCAACGGCGCCGTGAAATACTGTTGGCGACGGAAGTAGCGCCGTCGTCGCTCCGGAGGCGATCGTGAGCCTGATGATCGCCATTCCGGTGTTTCGCATCGCCTGCAAGGTAGGAATTGATCGGGGCCGGGCCTGGAGCGTGATCGACGAAACGGTGCTTTGGGCGGTCACGCGTCAATCGAAGTCGATCGCCTCACTGGCGGAGGAAGCTGACCTGCCTCGGCAGATCATCGTGGCCTCGATCGCGCGCCTGATGCGCTTTCGATTGGTCGAAGTGGTCGTCACAGACGGCGGTGTCGCGTTTCGGGCGAGTCCCTATGGATTCAAGACCATCAGCAGTGGGGACGCCCTTCCTTTCTTCCCCAAGCGCCTGTCGCGTTCTGTGAGCTTCGTGATCGAGTGGGCGACGGGCGACTTCTTCCAGACGCGCGAGATCAAGCTGTTGTCGCCAAACAGGCTGGACCTTGCGCGCCGAGTTGAAAATGAAGTGCGCGTGATTTCGGTCGAAGGCGGCGGCCCATCGATGACACCGGAAGCCAACCTGAACCGTCTCTCCGAGATTGCGGCTCGCGGTTGGGACGAACAGGTCGCGGTCATCGACAGCCAGACCGCCACCCTGCATGACAACGAGTACATGGCATTGCGGGTGATCGACGGGGTCGTGTTGGGGTTGCCCGAGACCGCCGACCCGACGCTCCGGCGGCTCGTCG
This genomic interval carries:
- a CDS encoding DNA helicase encodes the protein MKNKKPTQARSTLEDRFEFSEDAVAPGDRAALRPALFEVRDRSTGIERILKLWRKTGGPVDGDLRNLWLHEMRQVQRVMAYAGARDVVVDVLEFVEDDNNFGVVLERVGQPLRERRRRVSRQHWLRNLAGPRPRVLLWRNLRRIVTALGIIHAQGLVHGQLTADAIMTEGSDEPDFQLGGFEWSLWLTAESPDDTHARVGGAAATRRSESYSFAEDWRALGLVAIECLDMEVRASSEIVPRGGSEVPISLQIPERVLLKRLIAPTRMDQLDVDSITRTIDDLLTSVGRSVTTPSGSFVMTFDRQSKLAEAVYELSRGGIAIDEYRRQLDWVRADLDGGATLLVPRSDGDRPRLKLVTENIIYHLRAFRDEGVALWDLAVCQNMEVRNDTFRIGDAEAHPLMHAVVVAGNSREAQETRARLGPDLLDWSAFSNDQSEQGAGPEVDAVRRALLLVQIVEGVVKALEVLPVQVLGQGRQNGRAYVDVRAEPNSDRDRIAKRVGLLQGGNALKRLFEEEHRDAEAQWRLSQAPSLGASQDSDVVATFVDLVEHRGRRAYRFELDDALPEHRPLFLRMARDTGTEQVIARRLRNIKAIDTRIDLAEMLADPWRVRRSSREELSEKERQDQAFLDLDGPKREALVGLWSTLPSFFVVGPPGVGKTKLATEVVRRRFHKDRSTRMLLSAQGHDALDNLQAKIKETLAGTGLTDVLVVRSTTPERRTSSDEEVHRAGSAYLHRLSQSRLARSAPETTRDRITSLREAAAQLDTSKDGVGREERSGLGAVSSLVLDAANIVISTANSSDVERLVEAREQFDWVIVEEAAKAVGPELVGLLMLSGRRLLIGDHHQLPPFDADRLVKILGDHSLVTQAMEVAQEMIGPLLRDGELEEIQAVGRDAAAFRDLSALALRLLEPFRTVVEDDERRSIGNPSHRSIAATLTEQRRMDPAIATVVSKAFYKGRLTTEPQRARAAEMDAPPFTQLGALPNSPIVVVEFPHVSSTGRAEALEQNRPRWHNPSEVESVVDVLRSLRAREGTKPPTLAVLSPYNAQVDKLRQRIQSLRSGALSHLGAFASVLSNGAFVGTVDAFQGNEADVVVLSLVRNNPMTGGRALGFLRDRRRMNVALSRAKSQLIIVGSLAFLKEAVRGVNPDEETHDLSFLTEMIDAIEELKGQRRREILLATEVAPSSLRRRS